A portion of the Montipora capricornis isolate CH-2021 unplaced genomic scaffold, ASM3666992v2 scaffold_65, whole genome shotgun sequence genome contains these proteins:
- the LOC138036907 gene encoding thrombospondin-type laminin G domain and EAR repeat-containing protein-like, whose product MNILPHQNPCCYNPCLNNGKCLLGYTEKNYACECPQGFTGENCENDINECNTGSHDCNENATCTNTAGNFNCTCKPGFTGDGRSCTDVDECSTGIHDCNENATCENAAGTFNCTCKTGFTGDGLSCSDCTSKLNYFTKYQDLPTQSAEDVEVFTIDGSLFMAFAKYHDSSIYKLNESAGNFTLHQTIDTIGAYDIEYFMIADKHYIAIANLWDGNTYNLNSSVFQWNGHSFELWQNISTSGATSFHFFKIHSELFLTVTNSYDGSSFRINSSIYKWKENKFEELQEIRTHNAWASTVLTIHNETFIGFANEYNSDSSHYSDVMKWSGKKFIDPKFPRIFNGSVWDLKSFTIDNTVFLAFAASSAGIVIYKWNGEKFANVNQTFSKPSEVWSVHTFTMCGQTFLCATGLLPSGLVLYVHSESKFMAMYQDIENKYEPTSVTSFEHKGHTYLAVANTLGNNSIVYKSGLKWFQDKINVKRLWSGTCQRFIK is encoded by the exons ATGAATATCTTACCTCATCAGAATCCTTGCTGTTACAATCCATGCCTCAACAATGGAAAGTGTCTTTTGGGATACACTGAGAAGAACTATGCCTGTGAGTGTCCACAGGGATTTACAGGAGAAAACTGCGAAAACG ATATCAATGAATGCAACACCGGgagccatgattgcaatgaaaatgcaacttgtacaaatacggctggaaacttcaactgcacatgcaagccaggctttactggagatggacggtcatgtacag atgtcgatgaatgcagcaccgggatccatgattgcaatgaaaatgcaacttgtgaAAATGCGGCTGGaaccttcaactgcacatgcaagacaggctttactggtgatggactttcatgttcag ATTGTACCAGCAAATTGAATTACTTCACAAAATATCAAGACCTGCCAACACAGTCAGCCGAGGATGTTGAAGTGTTCACTATTGATGGAAGTTTGTTTATGGCCTTCGCTAAGTATCATGATTCTTCCATCTACAAACTAAACGAGTCAGCTGGAAATTTTACCCTTCACCAGACCATAGACACCATTGGAGCATATGACATCGAATACTTTATGATCGCTGATAAACATTACATTGCTATCGCCAATCTTTGGGATGGAAATACTTACAATCTAAATTCTTCCGTTTTCCAGTGGAATGGACACAGTTTCGAGCTTTGgcagaacatttcaacatccGGAGCAACCAGTTTTCacttctttaaaatacattCGGAACTGTTCCTTACAGTCACGAATTCTTACGATGGAAGTTCTTTCCGTATAAACTCATCCATCTACAAGTGGAAGGAAAATAAGTTTGAGGAGTTACAGGAAATAAGAACACACAACGCGTGGGCAAGTACAGTATTGACGATACACAACGAAACATTTATTGGTTTTGCAAACGAGTACAATTCGGATTCTTCCCATTATTCAGACGTGATGAAATGGTCGGGGAAGAAATTTATCGACCCGAAATTCCCTCGGATCTTTAACGGTTCCGTCTGGGATCTCAAGTCCTTCACAATCGACAATACTGTATTCCTTGCATTTGCGGCATCGTCTGCTGGAATTGTGATTTACAAGTGGAACGGTGAAAAGTTTGCTAATGTGaatcaaactttttcaaaaccaaGTGAAGTTTGGAGCGTGCATACGTTTACGATGTGTGGTCAAACGTTCCTGTGCGCGACCGGTTTGTTACCGAGTGGGTTGGTTTTGTATGTGCACTCGGAATCTAAGTTTATGGCAATGTATCAAGACATTGAGAACAAGTATGAGCCAACAAGTGTGACGTCATTCGAACATAAAGGTCACACTTACCTAGCAGTAGCAAACACCCTGGGGAACAACAGCATCGTGTATAAGTCAGGTTTAAAGTGGTTCcaagataaaataaatgtaaaaaggcTTTGGAGTGGAACTTGTCAAAGATTTATCAAATAG
- the LOC138036906 gene encoding craniofacial development protein 2-like, with protein MTLLGQSRQEAQRPMGPIVAPKKQTTIGCWSVRTMAEATRTAQVAKEMAAYGVEILGLSETRWRGMGSVTLGSGEKVVYVGDDGARQGGVAIMMSARSKRALMEWTPISKRIVKARFYSKYRKLMVIQAYAPTNKAIDEEKDEFYNQLQDSISSCSRHDMIVVMGHLNAKVVEMAEINNINCEIRRRRWNWLGHVLRREDENNCFTALGWTPEGRRARGRPRTTWRRTVGKERDKAGWKSWNVAKAAARNREYWAKSVTALCDYWRKEK; from the exons ATGACGCTCTTGGGTCAAAGCCGGCAGGAAGCCCAAAGGCCGATGGGCCCCATAGTAGCCCCCAAGAAACAGACGACCATTGGATGCTGGAGTGTGAGGACCATGGCGGAGGCAACACGGACAGCACAAGTGGCCAAGGAAATGGCGGCTTATGGAGTTGAAATATTAGGGTTAAGCGAGACCAGATGGAGGGGGATGGGATCAGTGACACTAGGGAGTGGTGAGAAAGTAGTGTATGTGGGAGATGACGGAGCGAGACAAGGAGGAGTAGCAATCATGATGAGTGCAAGGAGCAAGAGAGCCTTGATGGAGTGGACGCCGATAAGCAAGAGAATCGTCAAGGCACGATTCTACTCAAAATATAGAAAGCTGATGGTGATACAAGCGTATGCACCAACGAATAAAGCGATAGACGAGGAAAAGGATGAATTCTACAACCAGCTACAGGATTCTATCTCAAGCTGCAGTAGACACGACATGATTGTAGTGATGGGGCATCTGAACGCCAAG G TAGTGGAAATGGCAGAAATCAACAACATAAACTGCGAGATAAGACGGAGAAGGTGGAACTGGCTGGGGCACGTACTTAGGAGAGAAGATGAGAATAATTGTTTCACAGCTTTGGGATGGACGCCGGAGGGTCGAAGGGCGAGAGGGAGACCAAGGACCACTTGGAGAAGGACGGTCGGGAAGGAGAGAGACAAAGCAGGGTGGAAGAGTTGGAATGTGGCCAAGGCAGCGGCGCGAAATAGAGAGTATTGGGCAAAGAGCGTGACGGCCTTATGCGACTACTGGCGCAAagagaaatga